One window from the genome of Acidihalobacter ferrooxydans encodes:
- a CDS encoding fumarylacetoacetate hydrolase family protein: MLLVNFTTDDHPRLGVLDRNAGIVVDLSQAAPALARDMLGFIALGDEGLTAARAALAGGAARIPLGEVRLLAPIPRPARNILCIGKNYRDHVNEVKSLPTGSGDVPAHPIVFTKAPSTVIGPGAPIPSYLDTSGTTDYEGELGVIIGLGGRGIARADAMAHVYGYTVLNDVTARGLQKRHVQWFLGKSIDGFCPMGPAILTADAVPDVRELRVQTRVNGELRQDGRVAELIFDIPTLIETLSAGITLEPGDLIATGTPAGVGAGFTPPKFLVPGDRVAVSIEPIGTLENPVG, encoded by the coding sequence ATGCTACTCGTGAATTTCACCACTGACGATCATCCACGACTTGGCGTGCTCGACCGCAACGCCGGCATCGTGGTTGACCTTTCCCAGGCCGCGCCTGCGTTAGCGCGCGACATGCTCGGTTTCATCGCACTGGGCGACGAGGGTTTGACCGCGGCGCGCGCCGCGCTGGCGGGCGGGGCTGCCCGCATACCGCTGGGCGAGGTTCGTCTGCTCGCGCCGATTCCTCGGCCGGCGCGCAATATTCTGTGCATCGGCAAGAATTACCGCGACCACGTCAACGAGGTCAAATCGTTGCCGACCGGGAGCGGCGACGTGCCGGCGCATCCGATCGTGTTCACCAAGGCACCCTCCACGGTGATCGGCCCCGGTGCGCCGATACCCTCGTATCTCGACACGAGCGGTACGACCGATTACGAAGGCGAGCTGGGCGTGATCATCGGCCTCGGTGGGCGGGGCATCGCCCGGGCTGATGCCATGGCGCATGTCTATGGCTACACAGTGCTCAATGACGTAACCGCCCGCGGCCTGCAAAAGCGCCATGTGCAGTGGTTCCTCGGCAAGAGCATCGACGGATTCTGCCCGATGGGGCCGGCCATCCTCACTGCCGACGCGGTGCCGGACGTGCGCGAACTGCGCGTGCAGACCCGGGTCAATGGCGAACTGCGTCAGGATGGCCGCGTCGCGGAATTGATATTCGATATCCCGACGCTGATCGAAACGCTCTCTGCGGGCATCACGCTGGAGCCAGGTGATCTTATTGCGACCGGCACGCCGGCCGGCGTCGGCGCCGGATTCACGCCGCCGAAGTTCCTCGTGCCGGGCGATCGCGTCGCCGTGTCCATCGAGCCGATCGGTACGCTGGAGAATCCGGTAGGATGA
- a CDS encoding phosphate-starvation-inducible PsiE family protein, with the protein MQEHWFESTMETANRLLHVFIALALLVASLLLIWQFIADVIHTLASGNVARGFLKALGNLFILWVLSSLISAEVRYMRTGRFTVIVFIEAALITLLRQLIIIPVESNGHLEQAAWTYGLIVAAVIAVGLTYYLVQRTQEEKPPLEPK; encoded by the coding sequence ATGCAAGAACACTGGTTCGAATCGACCATGGAAACGGCCAATCGGCTGCTGCATGTATTCATCGCCCTGGCCTTGCTGGTCGCGAGCCTGCTGCTGATCTGGCAATTCATTGCCGACGTGATTCACACCCTGGCGTCCGGCAACGTGGCCCGGGGGTTCCTCAAGGCGCTAGGCAACCTGTTCATTTTATGGGTATTGTCCTCGCTGATTTCAGCCGAAGTGCGTTATATGCGCACGGGGCGTTTCACCGTGATCGTATTCATCGAAGCGGCGCTGATCACCTTGTTGCGCCAGCTCATCATCATCCCGGTGGAAAGCAACGGACATCTCGAACAAGCCGCGTGGACCTACGGCCTGATCGTCGCGGCGGTCATCGCAGTCGGCCTGACCTACTACCTCGTGCAGCGCACTCAGGAAGAGAAGCCACCGCTTGAGCCCAAATAA
- a CDS encoding 5'-3' exonuclease, whose amino-acid sequence MQPPILLVDSSIYVFRAWFTLPDSLCDAQGRPANAALGFVEFAHRLLAERAPSRIAFAFDQSLSSNFRHDIYPDYKANRSPAPVALRQQFDQARAFLRAAGLCELSSPHHEADDLIGTLAARERARGGRLLILTADKDLAQLIGPRDQWWDFPRGEPLDPRALTRKFGVRPEQIADQLAIAGDKADNIPGVPGVGMATAAKLLRRFGTLDALLADIPAIGTMKLRGAGRLMQLIDAHQDTIRLARRLTGIECAATLPEHAPLARQPPDFDALENWFDLMAVGAARRASWRALLTGMPA is encoded by the coding sequence ATGCAGCCTCCGATTCTGCTGGTCGACTCCAGCATCTACGTCTTCCGCGCCTGGTTCACGCTGCCGGACAGCCTGTGCGATGCCCAGGGGCGCCCCGCGAACGCCGCGCTCGGCTTCGTCGAGTTCGCACATCGCCTGCTCGCCGAGCGCGCGCCCTCACGCATCGCCTTCGCCTTCGACCAGTCGCTGAGCAGCAATTTCCGTCACGACATCTACCCGGACTACAAAGCCAACCGCTCGCCCGCACCCGTGGCACTGCGCCAGCAATTCGACCAGGCCCGCGCCTTCCTGCGCGCCGCCGGGCTGTGCGAACTGAGCAGCCCGCACCACGAAGCCGACGACCTGATCGGCACCCTGGCCGCGCGCGAACGCGCCCGCGGCGGGCGTTTGCTGATTCTCACCGCCGACAAAGACCTCGCCCAGCTGATCGGCCCGCGCGATCAGTGGTGGGACTTCCCGCGCGGCGAACCGCTGGACCCGCGCGCACTGACACGCAAGTTCGGCGTGCGCCCCGAACAGATCGCCGACCAACTCGCCATCGCCGGCGACAAGGCCGACAACATCCCCGGCGTGCCCGGCGTCGGCATGGCCACTGCCGCCAAACTGCTGCGCCGCTTCGGCACGCTGGACGCGCTGCTCGCCGACATTCCTGCCATCGGCACCATGAAACTGCGCGGCGCCGGTCGCCTGATGCAGCTCATCGACGCGCATCAGGACACCATCCGCCTCGCCCGCCGCCTCACCGGCATCGAGTGCGCCGCCACACTGCCCGAACACGCGCCGCTGGCACGCCAGCCGCCGGACTTCGACGCGCTTGAAAACTGGTTCGACCTGATGGCGGTCGGCGCCGCGCGCCGCGCGAGCTGGCGCGCGCTGCTGACGGGGATGCCCGCGTGA